A genomic region of Magnolia sinica isolate HGM2019 chromosome 6, MsV1, whole genome shotgun sequence contains the following coding sequences:
- the LOC131248303 gene encoding uncharacterized protein LOC131248303 isoform X1 produces the protein MHKIHRREEFTHQTLPIERGKSPLKDRDFLLQKTENSTLARRFSKLENGGSNPSSAEMRRESHAAYCLLDYVVDVRNKEVIVRGAIGLKNGPIDLKKRKLGGVHYSNGMKDGKSPHVFQLYLQRFFSNSCFCGVKKK, from the exons ATGCATAAGATACATCGACGAGAGGAATTCACTCACCAAACGCTACCAATAGAAAGAGGAAAGTCTCCTCTTAAAGATAGAGATTTTTTACTACAAAAAACAGAAAATAGCACGCTCGCAAGAAGGTTTTCCAAGCTCGAGAATGGAGGTAGCAACCCATCAAGCGCTGAGATGCGCAGAGAATCTCACGCTGCCTACT GTTTGCTTGATTATGTAGTGGATGTACGCAATAAAGAAGTTATTGTGAGGGGGGCCATTGGTTTAAAGAATGGGCCTATagatttgaagaaaaggaaactgggtggggtccactattcaaATGGCATGAAGGATGGAAAAAGCCCACATGTTTTTCAGCTGTATTTGCAACGCTTCTTTTCTAACTCTTGTTTCTGTGGTGTAAAAAAGAAATAG
- the LOC131248303 gene encoding uncharacterized protein LOC131248303 isoform X2: MEVATHQALRCAENLTLPTVQVIVMSANMGCSHCRQRVSHVISKINGLLDYVVDVRNKEVIVRGAIGLKNGPIDLKKRKLGGVHYSNGMKDGKSPHVFQLYLQRFFSNSCFCGVKKK; this comes from the exons ATGGAGGTAGCAACCCATCAAGCGCTGAGATGCGCAGAGAATCTCACGCTGCCTACT GTTCAGGTGATTGTCATGAGCGCTAACATGGGCTGCAGTCATTGCCGTCAAAGAGTTTCTCATGTCATTTCCAAGATCAACG GTTTGCTTGATTATGTAGTGGATGTACGCAATAAAGAAGTTATTGTGAGGGGGGCCATTGGTTTAAAGAATGGGCCTATagatttgaagaaaaggaaactgggtggggtccactattcaaATGGCATGAAGGATGGAAAAAGCCCACATGTTTTTCAGCTGTATTTGCAACGCTTCTTTTCTAACTCTTGTTTCTGTGGTGTAAAAAAGAAATAG